A genome region from Eremothecium cymbalariae DBVPG#7215 chromosome 4, complete sequence includes the following:
- the RUB1 gene encoding NEDD8 family protein RUB1 (similar to Ashbya gossypii AGL185W): MLLKVKTLTGKEIPIDVEPEDRVYSIKELLEEKEGIPPAQQRLIFQGKQM, from the coding sequence ATGCTATTAAAGGTCAAGACGTTAACTGGGAAAGAGATACCAATCGATGTAGAACCTGAGGATCGCGTATATTCTATTAAGGAATTACtggaagaaaaggaagGTATCCCTCCAGCACAACAAAGATTGATCTTCCAGGGAAAACAAATGTAA
- the MTQ2 gene encoding S-adenosylmethionine-dependent methyltransferase (similar to Ashbya gossypii AGL186C), with amino-acid sequence MLSTPDVKCDYTRIYEPSEDSFLLLDSLEKDKCWLNEKFQKSVSVVCEIGSGSGIVTTFMMKHGLPNQNSIYLPTDINPWATEAMLATSRNNHCEEGFLAPLRMDLTSGIREGSVDLLVFNPPYVPAPSVPSIPSDDCPQDKWLDLALEGGEDGMIVTTKLLNKLHDVLSHRGIAYILFCARNHPEIVAQGMRSRGWVAEIVEHRKAGWEVLSVYKFYRQTKQL; translated from the coding sequence ATGCTATCTACTCCTGATGTTAAATGCGATTATACAAGGATATATGAGCCCAGTGAAGAttcatttcttcttctggatAGTTTAGAGAAAGATAAATGTTGGTTAAATGAGAAGTTTCAAAAGAGTGTGAGTGTAGTGTGTGAGATTGGCTCTGGTTCAGGTATAGTGACAACGTTTATGATGAAGCATGGGCTGCCTAACCAAAACAGCATATATTTGCCCACAGATATTAATCCATGGGCGACAGAAGCGATGTTAGCGACTAGTCGTAATAATCATTGCGAGGAAGGTTTTCTGGCTCCTTTGAGAATGGATCTGACTAGTGGAATCAGAGAAGGTAGTGTTGATTTATTAGTTTTTAATCCACCTTATGTCCCTGCACCATCTGTACCGTCAATTCCCAGTGATGATTGTCCCCAAGATAAATGGCTAGACCTCGCTCTGGAAGGTGGTGAAGACGGTATGATTGTTACTACTAAACTGTTAAATAAACTACACGACGTTCTTTCCCACAGAGGCattgcatatatattattttgcGCTAGAAACCATCCAGAAATTGTAGCACAAGGTATGCGCTCTAGAGGATGGGTTGCAGAAATAGTCGAACACAGGAAAGCAGGTTGGGAAGTTTTGAGCGTTTATAAATTCTATAGACAAACTAAACAATTATAG
- the DOP1 gene encoding Dop1p (similar to Ashbya gossypii AGL187W) encodes MSLPLKPLTIDSNSKKLDSKRQKFHQNVQKALQHFDAVTEWADYIASLGKLWKALQSWSPQFPNVKYYVPFPYQVSRRLASSLSPNLPSGVHLKTLDVYTFIFQKIGLETLGKECNIWIAGLLPLMSYASISVKSPLVELYEKYLIQLPPSILRLLIKPLIASLFPGVDEESSEFQPIIMNLLDSLRTNLGDDSLFWQSCFMVMIMHKNRRLGGLVWLTKRLPSLNAVPHLVLKKQESSRRIDDPTAIDKKQVRDDALSLLLPECKSIVSPEPGLLVRCLITCLEEDNELLIQRGILDLLLQRIHLHSPVLQTLVTPSDRQLLVITCCKTMLRKDMSLNRRIWNWLLGLASRPQHAEMSSNNDYFPNYGLISLMNGLSDMLMKEREIPNTFRVCHALMDRWEIGSRIVPTLFTNLMKAAEKYKHNKQIIKSCSVFFDSIETNVIWGNCYQAMLLHDDYELLEFILNTFNVSNDEEIIVKHCPLMLLALLNLSFNDSSSEVSRKYWLCRTLINIIPDRAYLPIAQADLAEACESDVNETLNKITSYYELVTSPLQQTTNDISPPFSGANLALLTTRRVNSLLIKGLKSGQMINEISILFVLLVEKIPEQPKEDDHDDHDDISVSKFNESYNWSNGGLLQSIFDLKDRMSDSANGDCIFGIVEIYSNYLASRLNLFDSLKLLKIIIASLWKYLLHPNTQMEAIRCLDSLNRAIDTKSIEGALTNAFIQEKDISLKLTALDALWNHLENDIDMIRYPLQLVFDELWDEQRLSYLYASKWVVSVVSANAGNRLFQVVTDNLLSFQFFARDSLKELDDLDLFTYHVQTVTNILRTQESVVLKAFGTELTSVQSFENWGDEDISTYKGLTVAVLLKFLNLESNVHGRSIRSVLILLDTLLDGTEQNFKSIVTRLLNLSTKYMKQSGTESEIIIVSLLNIVSRILSLSHKNGIKLDIFDDQNSHTNYIDFLVSSITFIESPLVISSYVQLLSQSIVYFQNSIFNVILPLSNSITQCIERLFYEPADKGANFRAFSLLIDGLEELLEISHGYLVTGENSGYLPSSGTKNDFLQSMVSNVFSNDTTNNKNKFQGHREVILQSFKRAVDCSFGVWVWAQQHSNPKGTITNMKDIGGQDFSESLHQLSYRYKFKTKKLIEKLFNLEPLEVLEILISNRRDYLTITLIHVLDGNRPVLTVPHLMQSLLNTCNKGSTLLFSTVNTTTKRANEPSMAVSKLDASEILGFITEYVHSLENAAMEEFYNDFLMFIKEISQNPFYYESVNFQVLILISIVSEKIAHCQFGQQKRVRKDLSDISVKYMNTVLSDDVISRKCVKDEIFDGLLYIVQRLHHIVNEQIHGDKFNSCVSVMVSFAIIPMIKNNLWEAGEVNSFLELTLAVAKLGAKVRNWKTLISEIFNDNVKLTQFVEAAPIWNEIIFEWSQYQELQDKLMNDLILTIAQKGNVITPTINPFQGWSDSEVTLKFKHMAKIAYLLTISPKDTYLLYFKPLMDQIEDYLFSADAPLKVSCYILLRAIFVHFDQSHLADHWLVITHGLQTGLQAFYESLQIQEPVDSNLILQLCKSLDLLLVLNFEEFSATNEWIFIIGTINCIYKTDPYMALIDEISECKDYMTSSVTDVELATRTNERIPLLTDIRTIGSHLELRTFFHNLSYTHYETMYGMKPINFKVLYEDLKKDVLAVMQVQ; translated from the coding sequence ATGTCGCTTCCATTGAAACCGTTGACCATCGACTCTAACTCTAAGAAGTTAGATTCGAAACGGCAGAAGTTTCACCAGAACGTCCAAAAGGCATTGCAACATTTTGATGCTGTAACAGAGTGGGCAGACTATATTGCAAGTCTCGGAAAGCTTTGGAAAGCTTTGCAAAGCTGGTCGCCACAATTTCCAAATGTGAAATATTACGTGCCATTTCCATACCAGGTAAGTAGACGTCTAGCATCATCTCTGTCCCCTAATTTACCATCTGGTGTTCATTTAAAAACTCTAGATGTTTACACTTTTATATTTCAGAAAATAGGACTGGAGACTCTTGGCAAGGAATGCAATATATGGATAGCAGGTCTGTTACCTTTGATGTCTTATGCTTCAATTTCTGTGAAATCTCCATTGGTTGAGTTGTATGAAAAGTATCTAATCCAGCTACCACCCTCCATACTGAGATTATTGATAAAGCCATTAATTGCAAGCTTGTTTCCAGGTGTTGATGAAGAGAGCAGTGAATTTCAACCAATCATAATGAATTTACTTGATTCGTTGAGAACAAATTTGGGCGATGACTCCTTATTTTGGCAAAGTTGTTTTATGGTCATGATCATGCATAAGAATCGTCGCCTTGGTGGCTTAGTATGGCTAACCAAACGGCTTCCATCTCTCAATGCAGTTCCGCACttagttttgaagaagcaggAGTCTAGTCGCAGAATTGATGATCCCACTGCTATAGATAAAAAACAAGTGAGAGATGATGCTCTATCATTACTGCTTCCTGAGTGTAAAAGTATAGTCTCTCCGGAGCCAGGGCTGTTAGTTCGCTGTTTGATCACATGccttgaagaagataatgagTTACTAATCCAGCGGGGAATCCTGGATCTACTATTACAACGAATTCACCTTCATTCGCCCGTTTTGCAAACATTAGTTACCCCTTCAGACAGACAACTATTAGTAATTACTTGTTGTAAAACAATGTTGAGAAAGGATATGTCTCTCAATAGGCGGATTTGGAACTGGTTACTTGGTCTAGCGTCGAGACCTCAACATGCGGAGATGTCTTCAAACAATGACTACTTCCCGAATTACGGGTTAATTAGTTTAATGAATGGTCTATCAGATATGCTCATGAAAGAACGTGAAATTCCGAATACTTTTAGGGTGTGTCATGCTTTAATGGATCGGTGGGAGATAGGTTCGCGTATAGTGCCAACTTTGTTTACTAACTTGATGAAGGCAGCTGAAAAGTATAAACATAACAAACAGATCATCAAGAGCTGTTCTGTGTTTTTTGACTCTATTGAAACAAATGTTATTTGGGGAAATTGCTACCAAGCCATGTTACTTCATGATGATTACGAATTGTTGGaatttattttgaataccTTTAACGTTTccaatgatgaagaaattattgTTAAACACTGTCCACTGATGCTTTTGGCTCTTTTAAACCTGTCATTTAatgattcttcatctgaagTGAGTCGAAAGTATTGGCTTTGCAGAacattaattaatataataCCAGATAGAGCCTATCTTCCCATTGCACAAGCTGATCTTGCAGAAGCTTGTGAAAGTGATGTTAATGAAACgctaaataaaataacTTCCTACTATGAGCTGGTGACTAGTCCATTACAACAGACTACAAACGATATCTCCCCACCATTTAGCGGTGCTAACTTAGCTCTTTTAACAACTCGAAGAGTGAATTCTCTGTTAATAAAAGGTTTAAAATCGGGTCAGATGATCAATGAGATCTCCATTCTGTTTGTATTGTTAGTTGAGAAGATTCCTGAACAAccaaaagaagatgatCATGATGATCATGATGATATCTCTGTCTCTAAATTCAACGAGAGCTATAATTGGTCTAATGGCGGTCTTTTGCAATCcatttttgatttgaaagatCGTATGAGTGATTCGGCAAATGGAGATTGCATTTTTGGCATTgttgaaatatattcaaattaCTTAGCCTCAAGGTTAAACCTTTTTGATTCTTTGAAgctattgaaaataatCATTGCCTCTTTATGGAAATATTTACTTCATCCAAATACTCAAATGGAAGCAATTAGGTGCTTAGATTCACTTAACAGAGCTATTGACACAAAGTCTATTGAGGGGGCATTGACAAATGCCTTCattcaagaaaaagatatttctttaaaattgacTGCGTTAGATGCATTGTGGAATCATCTAGAGAATGATATTGACATGATCAGATATCCATTACAActtgtttttgatgaactATGGGATGAACAAAGATTATCATACTTATATGCTTCAAAGTGGGTTGTCTCAGTTGTCAGTGCTAACGCTGGGAACAGGCTGTTCCAAGTCGTTACAGATAACCTATTGTCGTTTCAGTTCTTCGCCAGAGACTCATTGAAAGAGTTAGACGATTTGGATCTATTTACATATCATGTACAAACTGTCACAAATATCTTACGGACCCAAGAATCTGTCGTTCTTAAAGCATTTGGTACTGAGTTAACTTCTGTtcaatcttttgaaaactgGGGAGATGAAGATATCTCAACTTATAAAGGTTTGACGGTAGCTGTTCTcttaaaatttttgaatttagaGAGCAACGTACATGGAAGAAGCATTAGAAGTGTACTAATTTTATTGGATACTCTACTGGATGGGACTGAacaaaacttcaaatcaATCGTCACAAGATTATTAAACTTGTCTACTAAATACATGAAGCAAAGTGGAACTGAATcagaaattattattgtgTCATTGTTAAACATTGTTTCTAGGATTTTATCACTATCGCATAAAAATGGCATAAAgttagatatatttgatgacCAAAATTCTCATACCAACTACATAGATTTTCTGGTCTCGAGTATCACATTTATCGAATCACCATTAGTAATTTCCTCTTACGTTCAGTTACTCTCTCAAAGCATTGTTTACTTCCAGAATTCAATATTCAACGTTATACTACCTCTATCAAATTCCATCACACAATGTATTGAAAGATTGTTTTATGAACCAGCTGATAAAGGAGCAAACTTTAGAGCTTTTTCACTATTAATTGACGGGTTGGAAGAACTCTTGGAGATTTCGCATGGTTATCTAGTCACAGGGGAAAACAGTGGTTATTTACCTAGTTCTGGAACGAAAAATGACTTTTTACAAAGCATGGTGTCTAACGTGTTTTCAAATGATACTACcaataataagaataaatTTCAAGGTCATAGAGAGGTAATACTCCAGTCTTTTAAAAGAGCAGTAGATTGCAGTTTTGGTGTTTGGGTATGGGCTCAACAACATTCTAACCCAAAGGGGACGATTACCAACATGAAAGATATTGGAGGTCAAGATTTTAGTGAATCTTTGCATCAGCTTTCTTACAGATataaattcaaaacaaagaaattgataGAAAAGTTATTCAACCTAGAACCActtgaagttttggaaataCTGATATCTAACAGAAGAGATTATTTGACAATCACATTGATCCATGTACTCGATGGAAATAGACCTGTGCTAACGGTTCCTCATTTGATGCAAAGTCTGCTAAATACGTGCAATAAAGGCTCGACCTTACTATTTTCGACCGtaaacacaacaacaaagagAGCAAATGAACCATCTATGGCTGTATCCAAATTGGATGCATCGGAAATCTTGGGCTTTATCACTGAATATGTGCATAGCTTAGAAAATGCAGCTATGGAAGAATTTTACAATGACTTCCTGATGTTCATAAAAGAGATATCCCAAAATCCCTTTTATTATGAATCTGTGAACTTTCAggttttgattttgatatcTATTGTGTCCGAGAAAATTGCTCACTGTCAATTTGGTCAACAGAAACGAGTAAGAAAAGATCTTTCTGATATCTCTGTGAAGTATATGAACACAGTCCTATCTGATGATGTTATTTCAAGGAAATGTGTGAAAGATGAGATATTTGATGGTCTTTTGTACATTGTGCAAAGACTACATCATATTGTAAATGAGCAGATACATGGGGACAAATTTAATTCTTGTGTCTCTGTTATGGTTTCATTCGCTATTATACCAATGATCAAGAATAATTTATGGGAGGCCGGTGAAGTCAATTCTTTCTTGGAACTAACATTGGCAGTAGCGAAATTAGGCGCTAAAGTTAGaaattggaaaactttgattAGTGAAATCTTTAATGATAATGTGAAGTTAACCCAATTTGTCGAAGCTGCTCCCATATGGAATGAAATTATCTTTGAATGGAGTCAATATCAAGAACTTCAAGATAAGCTGATGAACGATCTAATTTTAACTATTGCACAAAAAGGTAATGTCATAACACCAACAATTAACCCATTTCAAGGATGGTCTGATTCTGAAGTTACTTTGAAATTCAAACATATGGCAAAGATTGCATATTTGTTAACGATATCTCCAAAGGATACATATCTGTTGTATTTTAAGCCATTGATGGATCAAATTGAAGATTACTTGTTCAGTGCTGATGCTCCACTGAAGGTAAGTTGTTATATATTGCTAAGGGCTATATTTGTGCACTTCGATCAATCACATTTGGCTGATCATTGGTTGGTAATTACACATGGTCTACAAACAGGGTTACAGGCATTTTACGAAAGCCTACAAATTCAGGAACCAGTCGATTCTAATTTAATTCTACAATTGTGCAAAAGCTTGGATCTGTTGCTGGTCCTcaactttgaagaattcagTGCAACTAATGAATGGATTTTCATTATTGGTACCATTAATTGTATTTACAAAACCGATCCATACATGGCGttaattgatgaaatcAGTGAATGCAAAGACTATATGACAAGCTCTGTGACCGATGTGGAGTTGGCCACCAGAACCAACGAAAGGATCCCGTTATTAACCGATATTCGAACCATTGGAAGCCACCTAGAATTAAGAACCTTCTTTCATAATTTAAGTTACACTCACTACGAAACCATGTATGGGATGAAACCTATCAACTTTAAAGTTCTTTATGAAGACTTAAAAAAAGATGTATTAGCCGTTATGCAGGTACAGTAA
- the TML25 gene encoding palmitoyl-(protein) hydrolase (similar to Ashbya gossypii AGL188W), whose product MSTLSAVRVAAKAEPAQQAMIIFHGLGDSGSGWSFLAEYIQRDLAFSKTRFIFPNAPTLSIVANGNYPMPAWFNIYSWGEDRSRVDNAGLMDSLKTVERFVTEQVTSGIRPENIIVGGFSQGAALALASAVTLPIKIGGFVAFSGFGGFEDALELQKKNMNLDSPIFHGHGDIDPIVSFSKGKDVYKQLTQRFKFSNFTFNSYPGLEHGTSPEELGDAIEFVKNIYLSQ is encoded by the coding sequence ATGTCTACGTTATCCGCTGTTAGAGTGGCAGCAAAGGCTGAGCCAGCCCAACAGGCAATGATAATCTTCCATGGATTAGGCGATAGTGGGTCAGGTTGGTCGTTCTTAGCAGAATACATTCAGAGAGATCTGGCTTTTTCTAAGACCCGCTTTATCTTTCCAAATGCTCCAACTCTGAGCATTGTAGCCAACGGCAACTATCCAATGCCCGCATGGTTCAACATTTACTCATGGGGAGAGGATAGGTCCAGAGTTGATAATGCAGGATTAATGGATTCTTTGAAAACAGTAGAGCGTTTCGTTACCGAACAGGTCACATCTGGGATTAGACCTGAAAACATTATTGTTGGAGGATTTTCACAAGGGGCAGCCTTGGCCTTGGCGTCTGCTGTAACATTGCCAATTAAAATAGGAGGTTTTGTAGCATTCTCGGGATTTGGTggttttgaagatgcaCTGGAAttgcaaaagaagaacatgAATCTAGACTCTCCAATCTTTCATGGCCATGGAGATATTGATCCAATTGTATCGTTTTCAAAGGGCAAAGATGTCTATAAACAACTAACGCAAAGGTTCAAGTTTTCTAACTTTACATTCAATTCATATCCAGGATTAGAGCACGGCACGTCACCTGAAGAACTTGGAGATGCCATTGAGTTTGTCAAGAATATCTATCTAAGTCAATAA
- the SRN2 gene encoding ESCRT-I subunit protein SRN2 (similar to Ashbya gossypii AGL189C), with protein MSTPELPPKPVTDKSETKQVQVDLPANSHLLSVEELKEIIQARDKLQAYVNRFCKNDEVKKQVGSYKTVLSNLKEDFRYLEDQKFELQDNLDAYHRLECQYREKLQLLDMAINDSYNDPTLKHKFKSQIRELDEKSRAMEARLDATDVDAFISEYISLRTNYHLYSEKLNTWDSQGALINDG; from the coding sequence ATGTCCACGCCAGAATTACCACCAAAACCAGTTACGGATAAGTCCGAGACTAAGCAAGTTCAGGTGGATTTACCTGCAAACTCTCACTTGCTTTCAGTCGAGGAATTGAAGGAAATTATTCAAGCTAGAGATAAATTACAAGCCTATGTTAATAGATTCTGTAAAAATGATGAGGTGAAGAAACAAGTTGGATCGTATAAAACCGTTCTAAGCAATTTAAAAGAAGATTTCAGATATCTTGAAGACCAGAAATTTGAACTTCAAGACAATTTAGATGCATACCATCGGTTGGAGTGTCAATATCGTGAAAAGTTGCAGTTGCTAGATATGGCGATTAATGATAGTTACAACGATCCTACACTTAAACATAAATTTAAATCACAAATACGTGAATTGGACGAGAAAAGTAGAGCTATGGAAGCTCGTTTAGATGCCACGGATGTCGATGCATTCATCAGTGAATACATAAGTTTAAGAACCAATTACCATTTGTACAGTGAAAAGTTAAATACTTGGGATAGTCAAGGTGCCTTAATAAATGACGGGTGA
- the PEX7 gene encoding Pex7p (similar to Ashbya gossypii AGL190W), producing MLIGYHMKGYSGYAVQYSPFFDNKLAVATGSNFGLVGNGKLFILDITPQGKIVESNSFLTKDGLFDVAWNELHENQVLAAQGDGSLRLFDINLQKYPVAIFQEHEREVFSCNWNLIDKQTFLSSSWDGTVKIWSPARKQSLRTLLPTPTNNTVLVDSTVLKQDVPVSNQAQHKYSSNNKDCIYQALYSPHDSNLVMSCSGNSYVSIFDIRQPVNTEQQSFIAHRGLEALTCDFNKYRPHIVATGGVDKLIKVWDLRMVRQSLLHTRSSPVSINEMQGHSLAVRRVFWSPHHSDMLLSTSYDMTCRTWQDLTDNNTSGYTPGRTNNSHPQRGCQFSFENHSEFVFGADWSLWGEPGYVATTGWDGHVYAWYAFPR from the coding sequence ATGTTGATTGGGTATCATATGAAAGGCTACAGTGGCTATGCGGTTCAATATTCTCCATTCTTTGATAACAAGCTTGCGGTCGCCACGGGTTCAAACTTTGGACTAGTCGGGAATGGAAAACTATTCATATTGGATATAACTCCCCAAGGTAAAATTGTCGAAAGCAATTCCTTCTTAACTAAAGATGGGCTTTTTGATGTAGCCTGGAATGAACTACATGAAAACCAAGTTCTCGCTGCGCAAGGGGATGGATCTCTAAGGTTATTCGATATTAACCTGCAGAAGTATCCCGTGGCCATATTTCAGGAACATGAACGTGAAGTATTCAGCTGtaattggaatttgataGATAAGCAAACTTTTCTAAGCTCTTCATGGGATGGTACTGTGAAAATCTGGTCACCGGCTAGAAAGCAAAGTTTGCGAACCCTGCTTCCCACTCCTACAAATAATACTGTTTTAGTCGATAGCACTGTTTTGAAACAAGATGTTCCTGTGTCTAATCAGGCTCAACataaatattcatcaaataataaagattGCATATACCAAGCGTTGTATTCTCCACATGATTCGAACCTAGTTATGAGTTGTTCTGGTAATTCATATGTTTCCATCTTTGATATTAGACAGCCTGTAAACACTGAGCAGCAAAGCTTCATTGCACATAGAGGTTTAGAGGCGCTAACTTGTGACTTTAATAAATACAGACCTCACATTGTTGCCACTGGTGGTGTTGATAAACTTATTAAAGTCTGGGATCTAAGGATGGTAAGACAATCGCTCTTGCATACTAGATCATCTCCTGTGAGCATCAATGAGATGCAAGGTCATTCATTGGCTGTTCGCAGAGTATTCTGGTCACCACATCACTCCGATATGCTGCTGTCTACTTCATATGATATGACATGTCGTACGTGGCAAGATTTAACTGACAACAATACTAGCGGTTATACTCCAGGCCGAACAAATAACAGTCACCCTCAAAGAGGTTGTCAGTttagttttgaaaatcataGCGAATTTGTATTCGGTGCAGATTGGAGCCTATGGGGTGAACCTGGTTATGTTGCAACCACTGGTTGGGATGGACATGTTTATGCATGGTATGCATTTCCAAGATAA
- the SAN1 gene encoding ubiquitin-protein ligase SAN1 (similar to Ashbya gossypii AGL191W 1-intron), whose product MSGDYNGTSSNGGSGREGGGAGNGGGGNVGRGDEVGSSSREGDEEGRVERENGGSSGGRSNTRNVTVAIQYSWLNDMRNLGGGGGGVGVRGAGLGGGEDGDPQDRPAGGGPGENGDTFVMSFTDVPDSTSYARFQEVIGIAAQFAVSRVTRRFSLFRGLSKESFEKLPLKSLNEINGDICSICYEDFEDDASVWSKRNRSLDGETSVVKRQRVEGNSTPLQNPSRSTPSVQSPEAADAGTNEVSEVSASGPFAPGADAPDTPAPETSNQMDYKHCPTELPCGHIFGRDCIFKWTKEHNSCPICRSRIVEDEGLNHAINDSPVVMDEFDRQSFERIRQLIYGENATNAGNGNGSGGITLQRHNVIVIRPDSAVFNANIQRDDAVPNVPTTESTSDGEVVAPSEHSHSPRANAGDSNNTTAQHTRLSDGMEALGVIPLALFSLGPTANNRNTNEAPTSSVNNNTTDATNAASDTNSNGGGADGAGSLQMNSNDINRLFDLIANLTGRIQSRRTSSSEDTTISLPQELGSLSGSRPEARPGARPEMSTETPPPSNSNTSRFGLFDFLGRGRRIRNYTQNNGQRFLDTMNEGRRGSALGGRNLFSSGVASFRDRTGVRTVDFNGELPQPTSPASILSDPNTNTNNEPSTASNQQRSEETSP is encoded by the exons ATGAG CGGCGATTATAACGGTACAAGTAGCAATGGAGGTAGTGGACGAGAGGGTGGAGGTGCCGGAAATGGGGGTGGTGGCAATGTGGGTAGAGGGGACGAGGTGGGTAGCAGTAGTAGAGAAGGGGATGAGGAGGGCCGTGTAGAAAGAGAGAACGGGGGTAGTTCAGGAGGGCGATCTAATACTAGGAATGTTACAGTAGCGATTCAGTACTCGTGGCTTAATGATATGAGGAATCTGGggggtggtggtggtggtgttggTGTACGGGGAGCAGGTTTGGGAGGTGGTGAAGACGGGGATCCTCAGGATAGGCCGGCAGGTGGTGGACCTGGAGAGAATGGAGATACTTTTGTCATGAGCTTTACAGATGTTCCAGATTCGACATCGTATGCGAGGTTCCAAGAGGTGATTGGCATAGCTGCACAGTTTGCTGTGAGTCGAGTTACGAGGAGGTTTAGTTTGTTTCGAGGTTTGTCAAAGGAATCATTTGAGAAATTACCGCTAAAAAGTTTGAATGAGATTAATGGTGATATATGTAGCATATGTTATGAGGACTTCGAGGATGATGCATCTGTATGGTCAAAAAGGAATAGATCTCTAGATGGAGAGACGTCCGTTGTTAAGCGTCAGCGGGTTGAAGGTAACTCTACACCATTGCAGAATCCTAGTAGATCTACGCCTTCTGTACAGTCCCCGGAAGCCGCCGATGCGGGAACGAATGAGGTCAGTGAGGTTAGTGCTTCTGGGCCTTTTGCACCTGGGGCTGATGCACCTGATACTCCTGCACCTGAAACTTCTAACCAAATGGACTATAAGCATTGTCCAACAGAACTACCATGTGGCCATATCTTTGGGAGAGATTGTATTTTCAAGTGGACTAAGGAGCATAACAGTTGTCCGATCTGCAGGTCTCGCATTGTTGAGGATGAGGGTTTGAATCATGCCATAAACGATTCGCCAGTTGTAATGGACGAATTTGATAGACAATCCTTCGAAAGAATAAGGCAATTAATATATGGAGAAAATGCTACCAATGCTGGAAATGGAAATGGTAGCGGTGGTATTACATTGCAACGGCATAACGTTATTGTAATTCGTCCTGATTCAGCTGTGTTCAATGCGAATATTCAACGTGATGATGCTGTACCCAATGTCCCTACCACTGAAAGCACTTCCGACGGGGAGGTTGTGGCTCCCTCAGAACACTCACACTCACCTAGGGCCAACGCTGGAGACAGCAACAATACTACAGCCCAGCATACACGGCTTTCTGATGGAATGGAAGCACTAGGTGTTATTCCACTGGCTTTGTTCAGTCTAGGTCCTACGGCGAATAATAGGAACACGAACGAAGCACCAACCTCCagtgttaataataatacgACAGATGCTACTAATGCAGCCTCCGATACGAATTCCAACGGTGGTGGCGCCGATGGCGCCGGATCTCTTCAAATGAATAGCAATGACATTAATAGACTATTTGATTTAATTGCTAATCTAACCGGCAGGATACAGTCACGTAGAACAAGTTCTTCAGAAGACACCACTATTTCCCTTCCACAAGAACTTGGAAGTTTGAGTGGATCCAGACCTGAAGCAAGGCCTGGAGCAAGGCCTGAAATGAGTACCGAAACCCCTCCACCGTCTAACAGCAATACCAGCAGATTTGGACTCTTTGATTTCTTGGGCAGAGGCAGGCGGATTAGAAACTATACTCAAAATAACGGACAACGTTTTCTAGATACAATGAATGAAGGTCGTCGTGGATCTGCCCTTGGTGGTAGGAACCTATTTAGTAGCGGTGTTGCCAGCTTTCGTGATAGAACTGGTGTTAGAACTGTGGATTTCAACGGAGAGCTACCGCAACCGACATCGCCGGCATCCATTTTATCTGATCCGAATACCAATACTAATAATGAACCTTCTACCGCCAGTAACCAACAACGTTCTGAGGAGACTTCTCCTTGA